A single window of Granulibacter bethesdensis DNA harbors:
- the gap gene encoding type I glyceraldehyde-3-phosphate dehydrogenase, translating to MAVKIAINGFGRIGRLVLRAIVESGREDVVPVVINDLGSVEANAHLFRYDSVHGRFPGEVQVDGDSIIIHHNGRTFGPIRVTAERDPAKVPLQGVDVAMECTGLFTKKDTAGQLITAGARKVLISAPGDGVDATIVYGVNHNTITPDMTVISNASCTTNCLAPMAKVLHDRFRILRGYMVTIHAYTGDQRTVDTLHKDLHRARAAAMSTIPTSTGAAKAVGLVLPDLKGKLDGTAIRVPVPNVSLVSLDVNLEKTATVEDVNAAMKAAAEGELKGILDYNTEKLVSIDFNHAPASCSFDATQTAVVDGQMVRVMGWYDNEWGFSNRMSDTAALFGSL from the coding sequence ATGGCGGTCAAAATCGCGATCAATGGTTTCGGGCGCATCGGACGGCTGGTCCTGCGCGCCATCGTGGAAAGTGGACGCGAGGATGTCGTCCCCGTCGTCATCAACGATCTGGGCAGTGTCGAGGCGAACGCCCACCTGTTCCGCTATGACAGCGTCCATGGCCGCTTCCCCGGCGAGGTGCAGGTGGACGGTGACAGCATCATCATCCACCATAACGGTCGCACCTTCGGCCCGATCCGCGTGACGGCCGAGCGCGATCCTGCGAAGGTGCCGTTGCAGGGCGTGGATGTAGCGATGGAGTGCACCGGCCTGTTCACGAAGAAGGATACGGCAGGGCAGCTGATCACTGCCGGTGCCCGCAAGGTGCTGATTTCCGCGCCGGGCGACGGGGTTGATGCCACCATCGTCTATGGCGTGAATCACAACACGATCACCCCGGATATGACGGTGATCTCCAACGCGTCCTGCACCACCAACTGCCTCGCGCCGATGGCCAAGGTGTTGCATGACCGCTTCCGCATTCTGCGCGGCTACATGGTGACGATCCATGCCTATACTGGCGATCAGCGCACCGTGGACACGCTGCACAAGGATCTGCATCGCGCCCGTGCTGCCGCTATGTCCACCATTCCAACCAGCACCGGCGCGGCCAAGGCCGTCGGCCTTGTGCTGCCGGATCTGAAGGGCAAGCTGGATGGCACTGCGATCCGCGTACCGGTACCGAATGTCTCGCTGGTGTCGCTGGATGTGAACCTCGAAAAGACCGCGACCGTCGAAGACGTGAATGCTGCCATGAAAGCCGCCGCTGAGGGCGAGTTGAAGGGCATCCTCGATTACAACACGGAAAAGTTGGTCAGCATCGATTTCAACCATGCCCCGGCATCCTGCTCCTTCGATGCGACGCAGACGGCGGTGGTGGATGGCCAGATGGTGCGTGTGATGGGCTGGTATGACAACGAATGGGGTTTCTCCAACCGTATGTCCGACACCGCCGCGCTGTTCGGCAGCCTGTAA
- a CDS encoding DUF6481 family protein has product MSAFKFNAFNDRREAAAKAKAAMLDRFKSAPSLDDPDIKQKLEEQRIAYEAREARLAERKRLKAEEAARIAAEKAAAEKARIEEERAHEAAKAAAAVEEKARALALLAEQKAERDRRYAARKARTGRK; this is encoded by the coding sequence ATGAGCGCGTTTAAATTCAACGCCTTTAACGATCGACGTGAGGCTGCCGCAAAAGCAAAGGCAGCCATGCTGGACCGCTTCAAAAGTGCGCCGAGCCTTGATGATCCCGACATCAAGCAGAAGCTGGAGGAGCAGCGTATCGCCTATGAAGCGCGTGAGGCCCGTCTGGCCGAACGCAAGCGCCTGAAAGCGGAAGAGGCTGCTCGGATTGCCGCGGAAAAAGCCGCTGCCGAAAAGGCCCGTATCGAGGAAGAGCGTGCGCATGAAGCCGCCAAGGCGGCGGCGGCTGTTGAGGAAAAAGCCCGTGCCCTGGCTCTGCTGGCAGAACAGAAGGCCGAGCGGGACCGCCGCTATGCTGCGCGTAAGGCCCGCACCGGCCGTAAATAA
- a CDS encoding RNA-binding S4 domain-containing protein, whose protein sequence is MSGKPAFPEISAHNSGSSQNWQRLDSWLWCARFLKSRSLCARLIEHGLIRLNGQATNKPHARLRIGDVLVIPLGDQPERQTVRVLRVLSLATRRGPPSEARRLYEDIPGGGNTAASPPSLPAMPTAESGIPPETDEN, encoded by the coding sequence ATGAGCGGCAAGCCTGCCTTCCCCGAGATCTCCGCACACAATTCCGGTAGCTCCCAGAATTGGCAGCGACTGGATAGCTGGTTGTGGTGCGCGCGCTTTCTGAAAAGCCGTTCCCTGTGCGCAAGGTTGATCGAGCACGGCTTGATCCGGCTGAACGGACAGGCCACCAACAAGCCGCACGCCAGACTCCGCATCGGTGATGTGCTGGTCATCCCGCTCGGCGATCAGCCGGAGCGGCAGACTGTGCGGGTGCTGCGGGTGCTTTCACTGGCGACCCGCCGGGGGCCACCCAGCGAGGCACGCAGGCTGTATGAGGATATTCCGGGCGGGGGCAACACGGCTGCCTCCCCGCCTTCCTTGCCGGCCATGCCGACAGCGGAAAGCGGCATCCCGCCCGAAACGGACGAAAACTGA
- a CDS encoding DUF2165 family protein, whose amino-acid sequence MVEVLAATLCWLGIGRLWQARHATAAAFHNAKHLAVLGLSGGVLLWLGGFIVIGGEWFGMWMSSQWNGIASAFRFTALLLAMLLWLGQREDALDP is encoded by the coding sequence ATGGTGGAGGTGCTGGCTGCCACGCTATGCTGGCTGGGTATAGGGCGCTTATGGCAAGCACGTCACGCGACGGCAGCTGCTTTTCACAACGCCAAACACCTTGCCGTGCTCGGGCTGAGTGGTGGCGTCTTGCTCTGGCTGGGCGGCTTTATAGTGATTGGCGGCGAGTGGTTCGGCATGTGGATGTCCAGCCAATGGAACGGCATTGCCAGTGCGTTCCGTTTCACCGCTCTATTGCTGGCAATGCTGCTTTGGCTGGGGCAACGCGAAGATGCGCTCGACCCCTGA
- a CDS encoding class I SAM-dependent methyltransferase encodes MTPSDTKHDGARQSHDHAVIAQFTRWAGTFAALPVHAEHSAMVRTLAACALTPTSRVLDVACGPGILTCAMAEQAQHVSGIDLTEAMIGQARRRQNAASLHNLEWHVGHAGSLPFEDRSFDCVTTRYSLHHMTDPGRILAEMKRVCCEGGRVVVIDATPAPESQAAYDRMERIRDPSHTSALTLMQLREAGRQCGLIEQLIDGYRLEAKLEELADPEAMPALTEMFEADIRSGDDRLGVQAYRAVDGLRLFFPISIIAWQV; translated from the coding sequence ATGACCCCATCAGACACCAAACACGACGGAGCTCGGCAGAGTCATGATCATGCGGTGATCGCACAATTTACACGATGGGCCGGGACTTTTGCCGCATTGCCCGTGCATGCGGAACACTCTGCCATGGTCCGTACGCTGGCCGCCTGTGCCCTGACCCCGACTTCCCGTGTGCTGGATGTGGCCTGCGGTCCGGGCATTCTGACATGCGCCATGGCAGAGCAGGCACAGCATGTATCCGGGATTGATCTGACCGAGGCGATGATCGGACAGGCAAGACGGCGGCAGAATGCAGCCAGTCTGCACAATCTGGAATGGCATGTCGGACATGCCGGATCACTGCCGTTTGAGGATAGGTCTTTCGACTGTGTGACCACGCGCTACAGCCTGCATCACATGACCGATCCGGGGCGCATCCTGGCGGAAATGAAACGGGTCTGCTGTGAAGGTGGCCGGGTGGTGGTGATCGATGCGACCCCTGCACCAGAGAGTCAGGCTGCTTATGACAGGATGGAACGGATACGCGATCCGTCACATACCTCTGCTCTCACTTTGATGCAGTTGCGGGAGGCCGGGCGGCAATGCGGCCTGATTGAACAATTGATTGACGGCTACCGTCTGGAAGCGAAACTGGAGGAGTTGGCCGATCCGGAGGCTATGCCCGCCCTGACGGAGATGTTCGAGGCAGATATCCGCTCCGGTGACGATCGCCTGGGTGTGCAGGCTTACCGTGCCGTCGATGGTCTGCGGCTGTTTTTCCCCATCTCGATTATCGCATGGCAGGTCTAG
- a CDS encoding CsbD family protein, with protein MGNRDIDAAVTDLKGKVKDAAGGLTGDTGLQAEGKLDQGISKAKQFAHDATDAVQDGVEHLRDKANSAEEHARQHAESVTARLRDLAETAWEKAADAGGKVYESGVRGGQKLGESLEQKPVLSVALAGVVGYLAAFMIHSPSSPLAPEPPPKRRWPF; from the coding sequence ATGGGTAATCGTGATATTGACGCTGCAGTCACCGATCTGAAGGGTAAGGTTAAAGACGCTGCTGGCGGCTTGACCGGTGATACCGGGCTGCAGGCCGAAGGCAAGCTGGATCAGGGCATCAGCAAGGCAAAGCAGTTTGCGCACGATGCTACAGATGCGGTTCAGGACGGTGTCGAGCATCTGCGGGATAAAGCGAACAGCGCTGAGGAGCATGCGCGCCAGCATGCGGAAAGCGTGACTGCCCGGCTGCGTGATCTTGCCGAGACAGCGTGGGAAAAAGCCGCCGATGCGGGTGGCAAGGTTTATGAATCCGGTGTGCGCGGCGGACAGAAACTCGGGGAAAGTCTTGAGCAGAAGCCGGTTCTTTCTGTCGCACTGGCCGGTGTGGTTGGGTATCTTGCGGCTTTCATGATCCATTCTCCCTCAAGCCCGCTGGCTCCGGAGCCTCCGCCGAAACGCCGTTGGCCGTTTTGA
- a CDS encoding type II toxin-antitoxin system HigA family antitoxin has protein sequence MDFKPIRDEADLQAARVEMHRLMNNNPEPGSREHEMLGVWAILTGHYLASQADPKSTDPIALIRNAMAERSIPPRLLSAITRLPEEELSAILRKDIPLQTSHIEALCPALDLPLEALLKAHADSAAKR, from the coding sequence ATGGATTTCAAACCGATCCGCGATGAAGCCGATCTGCAAGCGGCGCGTGTAGAAATGCATCGCCTGATGAACAACAACCCGGAACCAGGTAGCCGTGAACATGAGATGCTGGGTGTCTGGGCCATCCTGACCGGGCACTACCTCGCTTCTCAGGCTGATCCCAAAAGCACTGATCCGATTGCTCTGATCCGCAATGCCATGGCTGAACGCTCCATTCCGCCACGCCTTCTATCCGCTATTACCCGGCTGCCGGAAGAAGAGCTGAGCGCCATCCTGCGCAAGGACATCCCCCTTCAGACATCGCATATCGAGGCCCTTTGCCCCGCACTTGATCTACCGCTGGAAGCACTGCTGAAGGCACATGCCGATTCGGCGGCGAAACGCTGA
- a CDS encoding phosphoglycerate kinase: protein MSFRTLDGLDVRGRRVLVRLDLNVPMRNGRVSDLTRIERQAPTVRELAEGGARVIVMSHFDRPKGKRVQEMSLRPIAEALGEALGQPVAFVDDCIGGAVEEAVAGMKDGDVLVLENTRFHAAEEKNDPEFSRLLASLAEVYVNDAFSAAHRAHASTHGVTAHLPAYAGRLMQREVEALELALGSPSRPVAAIVGGAKVSTKLDLLGNLSTKVDVLVIGGAMANTFLAAQGIKVGKSLQEAEMHDTARAILETAKKAGCEILLPVDAVTATEFRADPPTRTVSINEIPDDAMMLDVGPETVRLLTERLCGVKTLVWNGPLGAFEISPFDKATVALAQSVAGLTETAGLVSVAGGGDTVAALKHASVVERLTYVSAAGGAFLEWMEGKELPGVAVLRA, encoded by the coding sequence ATGTCGTTTCGCACATTGGACGGGCTTGATGTCCGTGGACGCCGGGTGCTGGTCCGGCTTGATTTGAACGTGCCGATGCGTAACGGGCGGGTGAGTGATCTCACACGCATCGAGCGTCAGGCCCCGACGGTGCGGGAACTGGCTGAAGGCGGCGCCCGTGTCATCGTCATGAGCCATTTTGACCGTCCGAAGGGGAAGCGGGTGCAGGAAATGTCCCTGCGTCCGATCGCCGAGGCGCTGGGTGAGGCACTGGGTCAACCGGTCGCTTTCGTGGATGACTGCATTGGCGGCGCGGTGGAAGAAGCTGTGGCCGGGATGAAAGATGGTGACGTTCTGGTGCTGGAAAACACCCGGTTCCACGCTGCGGAAGAAAAGAACGATCCTGAATTTTCCCGTCTGCTGGCCTCTCTGGCCGAAGTGTATGTCAACGATGCGTTCTCTGCCGCGCATCGTGCCCATGCCAGCACGCATGGCGTGACCGCGCATCTGCCCGCCTATGCGGGGCGGCTGATGCAGCGGGAGGTCGAGGCGCTGGAACTGGCGCTCGGCTCGCCCAGCCGCCCGGTGGCGGCGATTGTAGGTGGGGCGAAAGTATCCACCAAGCTCGATCTGCTGGGCAATCTGTCCACCAAGGTGGATGTGCTGGTGATCGGCGGGGCGATGGCCAACACCTTCCTGGCTGCGCAGGGCATCAAGGTTGGCAAGTCGCTTCAGGAAGCGGAGATGCATGATACCGCACGCGCCATTCTGGAGACGGCGAAAAAGGCCGGTTGCGAGATTTTGCTGCCGGTCGATGCGGTGACGGCTACCGAGTTCCGGGCCGATCCGCCGACCCGCACCGTCAGCATCAACGAAATTCCGGATGATGCGATGATGCTGGATGTGGGGCCGGAAACGGTGCGTCTTCTGACGGAACGCCTGTGCGGTGTCAAAACACTGGTCTGGAATGGCCCGCTTGGCGCGTTTGAGATCAGCCCGTTCGACAAGGCGACCGTTGCTTTGGCCCAGTCCGTTGCAGGGCTGACGGAAACGGCTGGGCTGGTCAGTGTGGCGGGTGGTGGTGACACTGTCGCGGCGCTGAAACATGCCAGTGTGGTTGAGCGTCTGACCTATGTTTCTGCCGCGGGAGGTGCCTTCCTGGAGTGGATGGAAGGCAAGGAACTGCCGGGTGTCGCGGTGTTGCGCGCCTGA
- a CDS encoding Zn-dependent hydrolase: protein MSGSNRRINGERLWDSLMEMAQIGATPKGGVRRLALSADDRMGRDRLAALGQAAGYAVRTDAIGNMFLRREGQTPDRKPVLFGSHLDSQPSGGKFDGALGVMAGLEVLRALDEHGIVTEAPVELVNWTDEEGSRFGRGLLGSGVWAGVNKLEETLALRDHAGTSVAEALEGIAGDAPAEAFPADSYFELHIEQGPILEAENADIGIVTGAQAQIWWDVTVTGQDAHAGTTPPSVRKDALLCAARIIDLVDRMMRARGEAGRGTVGELHVLPNSRNVIPGEVRFTVEFRHPDDAEIARIAAQFPREAGFIARDCDVSLALEPVLRLASQPFDPSCVALVAEAAARHGYIAREIVSGAGHDAIYVARKVPVAMIFVPCLNGLSHNEAESITRAQAEAGTQVLFDAVLARAGIAG, encoded by the coding sequence ATGAGCGGCAGTAATCGGCGGATCAACGGTGAGCGTCTGTGGGACAGCCTGATGGAGATGGCGCAGATCGGGGCAACGCCGAAAGGGGGCGTGCGGCGTCTGGCCCTGAGCGCAGATGACCGGATGGGGCGAGACCGCCTGGCGGCGCTTGGCCAGGCGGCAGGCTATGCCGTCAGGACCGATGCGATCGGCAACATGTTCTTGCGGCGCGAGGGGCAGACTCCAGACAGGAAACCGGTTTTGTTCGGCAGCCATCTGGACAGCCAGCCAAGCGGCGGAAAATTTGACGGTGCGCTGGGGGTCATGGCCGGGTTGGAAGTGCTGCGCGCACTGGATGAGCATGGAATCGTCACGGAGGCCCCGGTCGAGCTGGTCAACTGGACCGATGAGGAAGGCAGCCGCTTTGGCCGGGGATTGCTGGGGTCTGGAGTCTGGGCAGGTGTGAACAAGCTGGAGGAGACTCTGGCCCTGCGTGACCATGCCGGTACCAGTGTGGCCGAGGCTCTGGAGGGGATTGCCGGAGATGCCCCGGCAGAGGCTTTCCCGGCGGATAGCTATTTTGAACTGCATATCGAGCAAGGGCCGATTCTCGAGGCAGAGAATGCCGATATCGGAATCGTTACCGGCGCACAGGCCCAGATCTGGTGGGATGTCACCGTCACCGGTCAGGATGCACATGCTGGCACTACCCCGCCTTCTGTGCGCAAGGATGCGCTGCTTTGCGCGGCCCGGATCATTGATCTGGTGGATCGGATGATGCGCGCACGGGGGGAGGCCGGGCGTGGCACGGTGGGGGAACTGCATGTGCTGCCTAACAGCCGCAATGTGATTCCGGGTGAGGTGCGCTTTACCGTGGAGTTCCGGCATCCCGATGATGCCGAGATTGCTCGCATTGCCGCCCAGTTCCCGCGAGAGGCTGGGTTCATTGCCCGGGACTGCGATGTCTCGCTGGCCTTGGAACCGGTGCTGAGGCTGGCATCCCAGCCCTTCGACCCGTCCTGCGTGGCATTGGTGGCGGAGGCCGCGGCGCGTCATGGCTATATAGCGCGCGAGATTGTCTCCGGGGCCGGTCATGATGCCATTTACGTGGCACGCAAGGTGCCGGTGGCGATGATTTTCGTGCCCTGCCTGAATGGCCTGTCGCATAATGAGGCCGAAAGCATCACCAGGGCTCAGGCGGAGGCCGGAACGCAGGTTCTGTTCGATGCGGTTCTGGCGCGGGCCGGGATCGCAGGATGA
- the fdxA gene encoding ferredoxin FdxA — protein sequence MAYVVTENCIRCKFMDCVEVCPVDCFYVGENMLVIHPDECIDCGVCEPECPAEAIFPDSDDRATAWAEKNRTYASVWPNITRKGEPPADAEEWKDKPGKAELFSTEPGEA from the coding sequence ATGGCCTACGTGGTCACCGAGAACTGCATCCGCTGCAAATTCATGGACTGCGTGGAAGTCTGTCCCGTGGACTGCTTCTATGTCGGTGAAAACATGCTCGTCATCCATCCGGATGAGTGCATCGACTGCGGCGTGTGCGAGCCGGAATGCCCGGCGGAAGCGATTTTCCCCGACAGCGACGACCGCGCCACCGCCTGGGCGGAAAAAAACCGTACCTATGCCAGCGTCTGGCCGAACATCACCCGCAAGGGCGAGCCTCCGGCGGATGCCGAGGAATGGAAGGACAAGCCGGGCAAAGCCGAACTGTTCTCCACCGAGCCGGGTGAGGCGTAA
- the hemA gene encoding 5-aminolevulinate synthase yields MHAFNDLCRRSLDDIKAQGRYRTFTPLVKQADKFPVYHREHEGRVQEVTVWSSNDYLAMGTSEITIQAAIAAAHEMGAGAGGTRNISGTNPLHDALEAELAALHGKQAALLFTSGYVSNQAALGTILNSLPDWHVFSDEKNHNSMIVGMRAAANAKRQIFRHNDMEHLEELLAAAPTGTPKLIAFESVYSMDGDIAPISAICDLAQKYGAMTYLDEVHAVGMYGPTGGGVSERDDVAHRVDIIEGTLAKGFGVHGGYITGNTEIVDFLRSTAAGFIFTTALPPMVVAAALASIRHLRSDPTRRIQLFERADTLKRKLDEAQLPRMQSESHIVPVFVGDAALCRDISARLLDEFGIYATPINYPTVPKGAERLRLTATPKHTDEMIDRLVEALQIVLPPSECKSRLYRPQPAWTGAGG; encoded by the coding sequence ATGCACGCTTTCAATGATCTCTGTCGCCGGTCGCTCGACGACATCAAGGCACAGGGCCGGTATCGCACGTTCACCCCTCTGGTAAAGCAGGCCGACAAATTCCCCGTCTACCATCGGGAACACGAAGGACGCGTGCAGGAAGTCACTGTCTGGTCGTCCAACGATTATCTGGCGATGGGCACGTCCGAGATCACTATTCAGGCTGCCATTGCCGCCGCGCATGAGATGGGCGCAGGCGCGGGCGGCACACGTAATATCAGCGGCACCAATCCCCTGCATGATGCGCTGGAAGCCGAACTGGCCGCCCTGCATGGTAAGCAGGCTGCGTTGCTGTTTACCTCCGGCTATGTCTCCAATCAGGCAGCGCTGGGTACTATTCTGAACAGTCTGCCCGACTGGCATGTCTTCTCCGACGAGAAGAACCACAACTCCATGATCGTCGGCATGCGGGCCGCCGCCAATGCGAAACGGCAGATCTTCCGCCATAACGACATGGAGCATCTGGAAGAATTGCTGGCTGCCGCCCCCACCGGAACGCCCAAGCTGATCGCCTTTGAAAGCGTCTATTCGATGGATGGCGACATCGCCCCGATCAGCGCGATCTGCGATCTGGCCCAGAAATACGGCGCCATGACCTATCTGGACGAAGTGCATGCCGTGGGGATGTATGGCCCGACCGGTGGCGGTGTGTCAGAACGGGATGATGTCGCCCATCGCGTGGACATCATCGAAGGCACGCTGGCCAAGGGCTTCGGCGTGCATGGCGGCTATATCACCGGCAACACAGAAATCGTTGATTTCCTGCGCTCCACTGCGGCCGGATTCATCTTCACCACCGCTCTGCCGCCCATGGTCGTGGCAGCAGCGCTGGCCAGCATCCGTCATCTTCGCAGTGATCCCACCAGACGTATCCAGCTGTTCGAACGGGCTGATACGCTCAAGCGCAAGCTAGATGAGGCTCAGCTACCCCGTATGCAGTCCGAAAGCCATATCGTTCCGGTTTTCGTAGGCGATGCCGCGCTGTGCCGTGACATCAGCGCACGCCTGCTGGATGAATTCGGGATCTATGCTACCCCGATCAACTACCCGACTGTACCCAAAGGGGCTGAACGGCTGCGTCTGACCGCGACACCGAAGCATACGGATGAGATGATCGACCGGCTGGTAGAAGCACTTCAGATCGTCCTGCCACCCAGTGAATGCAAGAGCAGGCTCTATCGTCCTCAACCCGCCTGGACCGGTGCCGGCGGCTGA
- a CDS encoding AI-2E family transporter, with the protein MHDVSYSDRESTLKISGSATDTNNGAGMRQARALERIARILAWVAGTILVIAVLSLLSDVLLLLFAAILAACLLRGAANAAASRLGGTPGLWLSLILLLFVGIIAGAIWLRGPTLITEIEALGGRLNDQFSAVWDRLGSLDYAQQVVHKARAYLSSAGEKIAGLAAGAATSTLGGIGSLAVILIVAIYLAASPGIYVRGTLRCLPKSWRPRGAEVMHETAHALQWWFVGQVVDMVMIGVLTWIGLSLLGVKLAGTLALIAALCNFVPYVGAIAGAVPAVLVAFGEGPQTALYVGMMFAGVQALEGNVIAPIVQKSTVDLPPVLTILSQTVLGTIFGPVGLILATPIFAVGMVAVRMIYVESILGDHDGALLPPLEQTPDGQ; encoded by the coding sequence ATGCATGATGTGTCTTATTCTGATCGTGAATCGACCCTGAAAATTTCGGGATCCGCCACGGATACCAATAATGGAGCAGGGATGCGGCAGGCTCGGGCTCTGGAGCGTATCGCACGTATTCTGGCCTGGGTGGCGGGTACTATTCTCGTTATTGCCGTGCTCAGCTTGCTCTCTGACGTGCTGCTGCTGCTGTTCGCGGCCATTCTGGCGGCCTGTCTGTTGCGTGGCGCAGCCAATGCTGCCGCCAGCCGGCTGGGCGGAACGCCGGGGTTGTGGCTGTCCCTGATCTTGTTGTTGTTCGTCGGGATCATCGCCGGTGCCATCTGGCTCCGCGGACCAACGCTGATCACGGAAATCGAGGCACTGGGTGGCAGGCTGAATGATCAGTTCAGTGCAGTCTGGGACCGGCTAGGCTCGCTCGATTATGCGCAGCAGGTGGTGCACAAGGCGCGTGCCTACCTGTCATCCGCAGGGGAGAAGATCGCCGGTCTTGCGGCGGGCGCGGCAACCAGTACGCTTGGTGGCATCGGCAGTCTGGCGGTGATCCTGATCGTCGCAATATATCTGGCCGCCTCGCCGGGCATCTACGTGCGTGGCACTTTACGGTGTCTGCCAAAATCATGGCGGCCGCGGGGGGCTGAAGTGATGCATGAAACGGCCCATGCGCTGCAATGGTGGTTTGTCGGGCAGGTGGTCGATATGGTGATGATCGGCGTCCTGACCTGGATTGGCCTGTCCCTTTTGGGAGTGAAACTGGCCGGCACGCTCGCCCTGATCGCGGCGCTGTGTAATTTCGTACCCTATGTCGGTGCTATTGCAGGCGCTGTTCCTGCTGTGCTGGTTGCGTTCGGTGAGGGACCGCAGACGGCGCTTTATGTGGGAATGATGTTCGCAGGCGTGCAGGCGCTGGAGGGCAACGTGATTGCGCCGATCGTGCAGAAGAGCACGGTCGATCTGCCGCCGGTGTTGACGATCCTGTCCCAGACCGTGCTGGGCACGATTTTCGGGCCCGTGGGCCTGATTTTGGCGACACCTATTTTCGCGGTTGGCATGGTCGCGGTCAGAATGATCTATGTCGAGAGCATTCTCGGTGACCACGATGGCGCCCTGCTGCCTCCGCTTGAGCAGACCCCGGATGGTCAGTAA
- the thiM gene encoding hydroxyethylthiazole kinase, which produces MTDEPLSAAWLTERTIYLLTLLREKRPLVHNITNLVVTNTTANALLALGASPAMVEGVEEVDSFARMADSLVINLGTMSSPRAAAMRLAMAAARQAGKPVVLDPVAVGALRYRTELARDLLEAKPHIVRGNASEIIALAGDGGGGRGVDSLVSSTAALEAASILARRTGGAVAVTGATDYVTDGTRLIGIANGHPMMTRVTGLGCTATALIGAFAAVEPDPLIAACAGLCATGLAGELAAIRADGPGSLQVELLDALYALDSAILRDAARWVLP; this is translated from the coding sequence ATGACAGACGAGCCTTTATCTGCTGCCTGGCTGACAGAGCGGACCATTTATCTGCTCACTCTTCTGAGAGAAAAACGACCGCTTGTGCACAACATCACCAATCTGGTGGTGACCAATACCACCGCCAACGCATTGCTGGCATTGGGAGCCTCGCCCGCCATGGTTGAGGGGGTGGAGGAAGTGGACTCCTTTGCGCGTATGGCCGACAGTCTGGTTATCAATCTCGGCACCATGTCCTCCCCCCGTGCCGCTGCCATGAGGTTGGCCATGGCGGCTGCACGCCAGGCCGGAAAGCCGGTGGTGCTTGATCCGGTAGCGGTCGGTGCCCTGCGTTATCGCACCGAACTGGCCCGTGATCTGCTGGAGGCAAAGCCGCATATTGTGCGCGGCAATGCCTCGGAGATCATTGCCCTGGCCGGAGATGGCGGCGGTGGGCGCGGCGTAGACAGCCTCGTCTCCTCCACAGCGGCGCTGGAGGCAGCTTCTATACTCGCCCGCCGTACCGGTGGAGCGGTGGCCGTGACGGGGGCCACAGATTACGTGACCGATGGCACGCGCCTGATCGGCATCGCCAACGGGCACCCGATGATGACCCGCGTCACCGGCCTCGGCTGCACCGCCACTGCGCTGATCGGCGCTTTTGCGGCGGTGGAGCCAGACCCGCTGATTGCCGCCTGTGCCGGCTTATGCGCCACCGGTCTGGCCGGAGAACTGGCCGCTATCCGCGCCGATGGCCCCGGATCGTTGCAGGTGGAACTGCTGGATGCGTTGTATGCGCTGGACAGTGCCATTCTGCGTGATGCCGCACGCTGGGTTCTGCCCTGA